The nucleotide sequence TCATGTTGAGCCGGGCATGACGCACCCCCGGCTGGCGGGCCAGCGCCGTCTCGATCAGCCAGACGCAGGCGGCGCACTGCAGCCCGTCCACCATCAGGTGCAGCGAGCGGCTGCCGTCCTGCTCCTCGCCGGCGTGGGGGGAATAGTCGATGACGGGAGCGTCGTCGCCTTCGGGACGCAGCGGACGGGCTGCGGGATCGACGCAGCGGCGCTCGTAGTAGCGCTCCAGCCCCAGCCCGCGGACGAGGTCGTAGGCCGCCGCACAGCCGGTGCAGCAGAAGGGGCCGCTCCCGTCGGAGGCGGTGGTGCCGCTGCCCTCCGGGTGGTCCTGTCCGCAGTGGAGGCAGGCCGTCATGTCGCTGTTTCCCTTGCCGTGCCGAACCCGGTCCGCGCGTCGGTGGACCGCCTCACTTCACCCAGATGCGCTTCTGGTCCTGGTAGTCGCCGCTGGAATGGTCGACCACCAGGCGCATGTCCCACTGGCCGGGCAGCGTCAGCGTCACCGGAGCGGCGTAGCGGCCCTCGCCCAGATAGGGCAGGTCCAGCGTCTGGTCGTGCCCCTCGCTGGTCGGACGGATGAAGGTGACGCGGACCTTGGCATCCTTCAGCAGGTTGCCGTGCTTGTCGTGCAGGGTCACCGCGACGAGCCCCTTCAGCGGATCGGTGCCGGTGAACTCCAGCCCGACCTTCCAGCCGCGCTCCGCCTGGGCGCGGGCACCAGCGAGATCCTCGTTGTAGCGGATGCCTTTCAGGAAATGCTGTTCGGTCTGGACGCCGGTCCAGGTGGAGAGCGCGAAGTGCAGCATCACGCCGTTCACCGCGATCACCACGGCGAAGCCGGCCACGAACAGCCAGGGAATGTACCAGCCCGGCTGACGGGGGGAGCGGGGCGTGGAGCGGCGGGAATGGCCGGCGGCGGAGCTCATGGACATGCGTCTCTCTCGGGGATTGCTGCGTCAGATGGGGAGGCTTGTCCGGAAAGGAAGGCCTCGTTGGCGGCTCGGCGGTTTTCCTCAGCGGCTTTCGGGAGCCATGAAGACCGTCTCGTACTGCGCCGTCTCGCCGTCGGCCGATCGCAGGACCATCCGCAGGGGCTGC is from Azospirillum thermophilum and encodes:
- a CDS encoding FixH family protein encodes the protein MSMSSAAGHSRRSTPRSPRQPGWYIPWLFVAGFAVVIAVNGVMLHFALSTWTGVQTEQHFLKGIRYNEDLAGARAQAERGWKVGLEFTGTDPLKGLVAVTLHDKHGNLLKDAKVRVTFIRPTSEGHDQTLDLPYLGEGRYAAPVTLTLPGQWDMRLVVDHSSGDYQDQKRIWVK